A region from the Candidatus Methylacidiphilales bacterium genome encodes:
- a CDS encoding DegT/DnrJ/EryC1/StrS family aminotransferase — MVVPFFDLKAQYAALEKEILSAIADFLPKQQLILGETVENFERHLSRYCHTPHAIGVSSGTDALALALESLEIQAGDEVIVPAFTYFATASVVVRRGAKPVFCDIDPLTYNLNPHLLESLLTSRTKAIIPVHLFGHAAPMPEILAWAMRHNVEVIEDAAQAIGAEIHGARVGSFGRMAAFSFYPTKNLGAFGDAGALTAHRDEDAIRLRMLRAQGSKERYVHEGIGGAFRLDALQALILSIKLPHLESWHEARQQHARYYLHHLSDIEGLSLPVTLDGYRHTYNQFVIRTKQRDALRAHLQNMGIYTEIYYPRALPDQPIFVQLGYHKCSCPEARAAAREVLALPIYPELTEEALQKVVHAIRLFFNKNG; from the coding sequence ATGGTCGTTCCCTTTTTCGACCTCAAAGCGCAATACGCAGCGCTTGAGAAAGAAATCCTTTCTGCCATCGCAGATTTTCTCCCTAAACAACAGCTCATCTTAGGAGAGACCGTAGAAAACTTTGAAAGACACCTTTCTCGATATTGCCATACACCTCATGCAATCGGTGTATCATCAGGCACAGATGCTCTCGCGCTCGCCCTTGAATCCTTAGAAATTCAAGCAGGCGATGAAGTGATCGTGCCCGCGTTTACTTACTTCGCTACTGCTAGCGTTGTCGTGCGACGTGGAGCAAAACCCGTTTTCTGCGACATCGATCCCCTCACCTACAATCTCAATCCACATCTGCTAGAAAGCCTCTTGACCTCTCGCACCAAGGCTATCATCCCAGTGCATCTTTTTGGCCATGCCGCTCCGATGCCAGAAATCTTGGCTTGGGCGATGCGTCACAACGTCGAAGTCATCGAGGATGCTGCTCAAGCAATCGGGGCTGAGATTCATGGAGCCCGAGTAGGAAGTTTCGGTCGCATGGCGGCCTTTAGTTTTTATCCGACTAAAAATTTGGGCGCCTTTGGCGACGCCGGCGCACTTACTGCACATCGCGATGAAGACGCGATACGCCTGCGAATGCTTCGCGCGCAAGGCTCAAAAGAACGTTACGTCCACGAAGGCATCGGTGGCGCATTCCGACTCGATGCCCTACAAGCTCTAATTCTCAGCATCAAACTACCTCATCTCGAAAGCTGGCACGAAGCCCGCCAACAACACGCCCGCTACTACCTCCATCACTTATCGGATATCGAAGGCTTATCGCTTCCAGTCACGCTTGACGGTTACCGCCACACCTATAACCAATTCGTGATCCGCACTAAGCAACGAGACGCCCTACGCGCTCATCTGCAAAACATGGGAATTTACACTGAGATCTACTACCCACGCGCTCTGCCAGATCAGCCAATTTTCGTTCAACTCGGTTATCACAAATGCTCCTGCCCTGAAGCTCGCGCCGCCGCACGCGAAGTCTTGGCCCTTCCAATCTATCCCGAGCTAACCGAAGAAGCCTTGCAAAAGGTCGTTCATGCTATCCGACTATTTTTCAACAAAAACGGATAG
- a CDS encoding metallophosphatase family protein, producing the protein MKNFMHDASGVRQAEAHEIGQTNTPERIGVMADTHNILPPKVEEIFTNVEEIWHLGDVCESWILDALRGICDRVLAVRGNNDWDLSLPQNCELRRGRETFFLAHIIPDRPLVAYDWVLYGHTHVPHLEETGRPKYLNPGAVGRCNRGAPPSVALLHLMEGGRYRAEIVPL; encoded by the coding sequence ATGAAAAACTTTATGCATGATGCGAGCGGAGTTCGTCAAGCCGAAGCCCACGAGATCGGCCAAACAAATACGCCTGAGCGGATCGGCGTGATGGCCGATACGCACAACATTTTACCGCCAAAAGTTGAGGAGATTTTTACAAACGTCGAAGAAATCTGGCACCTCGGGGATGTGTGTGAATCTTGGATTTTGGATGCTTTGCGAGGGATATGTGATCGAGTGTTGGCTGTGAGGGGAAATAATGACTGGGATTTATCATTGCCGCAGAACTGCGAGTTGAGGCGAGGCAGAGAGACATTTTTTCTGGCACACATTATACCTGATCGTCCACTAGTGGCCTACGACTGGGTATTGTATGGACACACCCATGTCCCGCATCTCGAAGAGACAGGACGTCCGAAATACCTAAACCCGGGAGCAGTGGGACGCTGTAACCGAGGTGCTCCTCCTTCAGTCGCGCTTCTGCATTTGATGGAGGGCGGCAGGTATCGCGCAGAAATTGTTCCGCTGTAA
- a CDS encoding bifunctional UDP-3-O-[3-hydroxymyristoyl] N-acetylglucosamine deacetylase/3-hydroxyacyl-ACP dehydratase, which translates to MSPQFQHTLAGSGSISGISLHTGNKVTLTLKPAAPHTGYVFQRKDLPDEPTVHAHIDNVKQMERATTLGEGNVKIHTVEHVLASLRGCGVDNAIIELNANEAPILDGSGREFVELIHKIGLQQQEAPRVYFELREPIAVWGKNGAYSIAWPSDHFQISCTNANHTGRFTQFLHWKEDETKFPQEIARARTFVFYEEVQPLLEKGLIKGGSLENAVVIKDETILSSEPLRYEDEFVRHKIFDVIGDLALFPLRIKAHIHTAKPSHALNVELTKAIYKHYKNYLAQLMPVENIPTGEGALDVNEVMKILPHRYPFLLVDRILKFEGPNKATGQKSVTINEPFFQGHFPGHPIMPGVLQLEAMAQVASILMLRQTGNAGRLGYFMSADAVKFRKPVMPGDTLLIDVELLKARGKIAKAKAVCTVNGEIVSEAELMFALV; encoded by the coding sequence ATGTCACCTCAATTTCAGCACACCTTGGCTGGCTCTGGCTCGATATCTGGAATATCACTCCACACAGGGAACAAGGTTACATTGACCTTAAAGCCGGCCGCTCCGCATACGGGCTATGTATTTCAACGAAAAGATTTACCCGATGAGCCGACGGTTCATGCTCACATTGATAATGTGAAGCAAATGGAGCGCGCTACTACGCTGGGTGAGGGCAACGTTAAAATTCACACAGTTGAACACGTCCTAGCTTCGCTGCGCGGATGCGGTGTGGATAATGCGATTATTGAATTGAACGCCAACGAAGCGCCGATCCTAGACGGCAGCGGGCGTGAGTTTGTTGAGTTGATCCACAAAATTGGTCTGCAACAACAGGAAGCGCCACGTGTCTATTTCGAGCTACGAGAGCCGATCGCTGTGTGGGGCAAAAACGGCGCTTACTCAATCGCTTGGCCATCGGATCACTTCCAAATATCGTGCACCAACGCCAATCACACTGGTCGATTCACACAGTTTCTACACTGGAAAGAGGATGAAACAAAGTTCCCACAAGAGATTGCACGAGCTCGCACCTTTGTTTTCTATGAAGAAGTCCAGCCTCTTCTCGAAAAAGGACTAATCAAAGGCGGCAGCTTAGAAAACGCCGTAGTGATCAAAGATGAAACCATCCTTTCCAGCGAGCCTCTGCGTTATGAAGACGAATTTGTTCGGCATAAAATTTTTGATGTGATCGGAGATCTAGCGCTTTTTCCGTTACGCATCAAAGCCCATATTCACACGGCAAAACCAAGCCATGCGCTGAATGTCGAGCTGACGAAAGCCATCTACAAGCATTACAAAAATTATCTCGCGCAACTGATGCCAGTTGAAAATATCCCCACGGGCGAGGGCGCGCTTGACGTCAACGAAGTCATGAAGATTTTGCCTCATCGTTATCCCTTCCTGCTGGTGGATCGTATTTTAAAATTCGAAGGCCCTAACAAGGCTACGGGCCAAAAGTCCGTAACAATTAACGAGCCTTTTTTCCAAGGCCATTTTCCAGGGCATCCGATCATGCCAGGTGTCCTCCAACTCGAAGCGATGGCACAAGTCGCAAGCATCCTCATGCTTCGCCAGACGGGCAATGCCGGGCGTTTGGGCTACTTTATGAGCGCTGATGCTGTCAAATTCCGAAAGCCTGTGATGCCAGGCGATACCTTGCTCATCGATGTTGAGCTGCTCAAGGCACGCGGGAAAATTGCAAAAGCTAAAGCCGTATGCACAGTTAACGGCGAAATTGTCTCCGAGGCTGAGCTAATGTTTGCCCTGGTGTAG
- a CDS encoding metal ABC transporter ATP-binding protein, with protein sequence MAVELSSTKITPTPWQIRLTDVTAGWAQETVLQKINLTIQQGDILAIIGPNGGGKTTLLHVILGLIKPTSGHVEIQGSPRLGYLPQRLLDDRHIPVTVFEWLQVCSGTFSPFHCSTTSSHIEDILRRFLLHPIAHKRLDRLSGGELQRVMLAASFIQNPDLLILDEPTTGVDPAKETALEDILKREILDSGLSLIVVSHDLHWISRIAKKILCLNRSHFALGDASEMLREHILSSLYGWSAPPPSTHPCCHA encoded by the coding sequence ATGGCAGTAGAGCTCTCTTCGACAAAAATTACACCTACTCCTTGGCAGATTCGACTCACCGACGTCACTGCTGGTTGGGCTCAAGAGACAGTCCTCCAAAAGATCAACCTCACCATCCAACAAGGCGACATCCTAGCAATTATCGGCCCAAACGGCGGAGGGAAAACAACCCTCCTGCATGTCATTCTTGGTCTTATTAAACCCACGAGTGGCCATGTCGAAATCCAAGGTTCGCCGCGCCTCGGTTATCTTCCTCAACGTCTTCTCGATGACCGACACATCCCTGTCACAGTCTTTGAATGGCTTCAAGTCTGCAGCGGGACGTTCAGCCCCTTCCACTGCTCTACTACCTCTTCACACATCGAAGATATCCTCCGACGTTTTCTCCTCCACCCGATCGCTCACAAGCGCCTCGATCGGCTCTCAGGGGGTGAACTTCAACGCGTGATGCTCGCAGCAAGCTTCATTCAAAATCCAGATCTGCTCATTTTAGATGAACCTACCACCGGAGTTGACCCCGCAAAAGAAACGGCACTCGAAGATATCCTCAAACGTGAAATTCTCGATAGCGGGCTCAGTCTCATCGTCGTAAGCCACGACCTTCACTGGATCAGCCGAATTGCCAAAAAAATCCTCTGCCTAAATCGTTCTCACTTTGCCTTAGGTGACGCATCGGAAATGTTGAGAGAACACATTCTCTCCTCCCTTTACGGCTGGAGCGCGCCGCCTCCTTCTACTCACCCTTGTTGCCATGCTTGA
- a CDS encoding NYN domain-containing protein, with protein sequence MPWLLIDGHNVIFHHPTLTQDYKRRPTTAIDYLISQAQHISDTRDWRTVLFFDGNFKSRGISCSRSCKLEIIFADSYLTADALIEKLCQKIPPSQDIFVVTADVALTQSIASSRVHVFTPDWFFQECKAARETLQDSLRRINRKARWERH encoded by the coding sequence ATGCCATGGCTATTGATTGACGGGCATAATGTTATTTTTCATCACCCTACTCTTACACAGGACTATAAACGCCGGCCAACCACTGCAATTGATTATTTGATTTCTCAAGCTCAACATATCAGCGATACTCGAGATTGGAGGACCGTCCTTTTCTTTGACGGCAACTTCAAAAGCCGAGGTATTAGCTGCTCCAGAAGCTGCAAATTGGAAATTATATTCGCAGACTCTTACCTGACCGCCGATGCCCTCATCGAAAAGCTCTGTCAAAAAATACCTCCATCGCAAGATATCTTTGTCGTCACAGCAGACGTTGCCCTAACCCAGAGTATCGCCTCCTCTCGTGTCCACGTTTTCACGCCCGATTGGTTTTTTCAAGAATGTAAAGCTGCGCGAGAAACCCTCCAGGACTCCCTTCGCCGCATCAATCGAAAAGCACGTTGGGAAAGGCATTAA
- the lpxA gene encoding acyl-ACP--UDP-N-acetylglucosamine O-acyltransferase yields MPTIIHPTAIVEPGAYLDENVTVGAYAYIGKEVQIASGTRIDHHASIVGKTKIGKHNHFFPFVSIGQVTQDLKYQEEPTFLEIGDYNTFREFCTVNRGTAPHARTLIGNHNLFLAYVHIAHDCQLGDHIIMSNNGTLAGHVIVEDYVVIGGLSAVHQFCRIGSHSMIGGCTKIVQDVPPYFIADGNPADVRAVNTVGLQRRGFADETIRVIRDAYKILYDRTLNTTQALEKISATLPSTKEIQHLVNFVRNSRRGIIR; encoded by the coding sequence ATGCCGACCATTATTCATCCCACAGCTATTGTAGAACCTGGAGCATACTTAGACGAGAACGTCACGGTAGGGGCTTACGCTTACATTGGAAAAGAAGTCCAGATCGCATCCGGCACGCGAATCGATCACCATGCCTCGATCGTCGGCAAAACCAAAATCGGCAAACATAATCACTTCTTTCCCTTCGTTTCGATAGGACAAGTAACTCAAGACCTCAAATACCAAGAAGAGCCCACCTTTCTTGAGATCGGCGACTACAACACATTTCGTGAATTCTGCACAGTCAACCGCGGCACCGCTCCACATGCCCGCACGCTCATTGGAAATCACAACCTCTTTTTAGCCTACGTTCACATCGCCCACGATTGCCAACTCGGTGATCACATCATCATGTCCAATAACGGCACCTTAGCCGGACACGTCATCGTTGAAGATTACGTCGTTATAGGTGGACTTTCTGCAGTTCACCAATTCTGTCGTATCGGCTCGCATAGCATGATTGGAGGTTGCACAAAGATCGTCCAGGATGTGCCCCCCTATTTCATTGCCGACGGTAACCCCGCTGATGTTCGTGCCGTGAATACAGTTGGACTGCAGCGTCGTGGATTTGCTGATGAGACCATTAGAGTCATTCGGGACGCCTATAAAATCTTATACGACCGCACTCTGAATACAACCCAAGCCCTCGAAAAAATTTCTGCCACATTGCCTTCCACAAAGGAAATTCAGCATCTTGTTAACTTCGTTCGAAACTCGCGACGCGGCATCATCCGATGA
- a CDS encoding metal ABC transporter permease, with product MLEIFEHDFMRLALLSMVILGPACALMGVFITLRGMSFFSDAIAHSTITGLALGLLIQDALSTTFPTLLVVLFYSLLMAICMAYLFTHTQLRPDTIIAFSLTGSVALGIILIQYQGKARLLEGMLFGDIYANTPADLLIQAGLLIAILIFVAYYSERFLMLIVQPDMARARQLNVTRLNFLFAVMIAAMITVCLKMLGALLLTAIIVIPATSARFIARSFRHMLLMAALIGLIGGAAGVVLSAALDTSTGATIVLTHIAILFALLAPQICLKAASKS from the coding sequence ATGCTTGAGATTTTTGAACACGATTTCATGCGGCTTGCGCTTCTATCCATGGTAATTCTCGGCCCCGCATGCGCACTCATGGGAGTTTTTATCACTCTGCGCGGCATGTCATTTTTCAGCGATGCCATCGCGCATTCCACAATAACGGGCCTAGCTCTAGGCCTTTTAATACAAGACGCCCTCTCCACAACTTTCCCGACGCTTCTAGTAGTGCTCTTCTATAGCCTATTGATGGCTATCTGCATGGCATATCTTTTCACTCACACGCAACTTCGTCCCGACACCATCATCGCCTTCTCCCTCACAGGAAGCGTCGCGCTAGGCATCATTCTGATTCAATACCAAGGCAAAGCGCGCCTTCTCGAAGGCATGCTCTTCGGCGACATCTATGCCAACACACCGGCCGATCTCCTCATCCAAGCGGGCTTACTGATTGCGATCCTTATTTTTGTTGCTTACTACAGCGAACGATTTCTCATGCTCATTGTGCAACCTGACATGGCCCGAGCGCGCCAGTTGAACGTCACACGGTTAAATTTTCTCTTTGCCGTAATGATTGCAGCGATGATCACGGTGTGCCTCAAAATGCTCGGGGCACTTCTTCTCACTGCGATCATCGTCATACCGGCAACCTCTGCACGATTCATCGCGCGGAGCTTCCGTCACATGCTTCTCATGGCTGCTCTGATTGGCCTTATTGGAGGCGCCGCCGGGGTCGTGCTCTCTGCAGCCCTCGATACTTCCACAGGAGCGACGATTGTCCTTACCCATATCGCTATCTTATTTGCGCTCCTTGCGCCCCAGATATGCCTCAAGGCTGCTTCTAAATCATGA
- a CDS encoding zinc ABC transporter substrate-binding protein, translating to MKPELAIWPSLIGILLLSSQSYATARLQIITTILPLTAHTLSICGDRATVHQLVPPNVGLHDYHPKPSDLRKLHNADLIFINGIQLEPWIEDYTRSAKKTISIIDTSRGIQTLDDHDLALEGCTHSHADDGGAARHHHHHGPNPHVWLDPLLAKQQAENILKALIEKDPDNKSYYQTRAATYFAQLEKLHKDFQNALAPLKKKTLLTFHNSFLYFAKRYHIRYLGFVEQLPHQSPSPKRVARLIEIIRQNQVQVIFTEVGYPPKLLETLSRETRTRIASLDTIETGKPHPDAYIDAMENNLRVLKKAWQ from the coding sequence ATGAAACCAGAGCTAGCGATTTGGCCTAGTCTTATAGGAATTCTCCTGTTGTCGTCACAATCTTATGCCACAGCGCGTCTACAAATCATCACCACTATCCTGCCTCTCACCGCTCACACACTCAGTATTTGCGGCGACCGAGCAACTGTTCATCAACTCGTTCCTCCCAATGTGGGTCTGCACGATTATCATCCAAAACCCAGCGACCTACGAAAGCTTCACAACGCTGATCTGATTTTCATCAACGGCATACAGCTAGAACCCTGGATCGAAGACTACACACGCTCAGCAAAAAAAACGATCTCCATCATAGACACCAGCCGTGGCATTCAGACACTCGACGATCATGATCTTGCCCTAGAAGGGTGCACGCATTCTCATGCAGATGACGGCGGAGCTGCACGTCATCACCACCATCACGGCCCCAATCCACATGTCTGGCTAGATCCACTGCTTGCGAAACAACAAGCTGAAAACATCCTCAAAGCGCTCATCGAAAAAGATCCTGACAACAAATCTTACTATCAAACACGCGCTGCTACTTACTTTGCACAATTAGAAAAATTACATAAGGATTTCCAAAATGCACTTGCGCCCCTCAAAAAAAAGACCCTGCTCACTTTTCACAATTCATTTCTTTACTTCGCCAAGCGCTATCACATCCGTTATCTTGGATTTGTAGAGCAGCTCCCGCATCAGTCCCCATCGCCGAAGCGTGTAGCAAGACTGATTGAAATCATTCGTCAAAATCAAGTTCAGGTCATCTTTACTGAAGTAGGTTATCCCCCGAAGCTCTTAGAAACTCTCTCAAGAGAAACACGCACACGGATAGCCTCTCTCGACACCATTGAAACGGGTAAACCTCATCCCGACGCATACATCGATGCAATGGAAAACAACCTTCGAGTTCTCAAAAAAGCATGGCAGTAG